Part of the Niallia alba genome is shown below.
GGTCCTTGTTGGCCTTGTTTTTTTTGGATCATGGATGCTGAGTCATATGCTTTCCTATACAAAAGATATTTTTTCAAATTTAACAAGGTTTATTGGATAGAAGAATGATGGATGAACTTTTATCAAATTTCCCAGCATTTCTTTTAATTCTTGTTCGTGTCACTTCGTTTTTTTTAATGCTACCTTTATTTTCTTATCGGACGATTCCTACGACTTTTAAAGTAGGTTTAGGATTTTTTTTATCTTTAGTAATGTTTTGGGGAATGGATGTACCAGTATTAACAATTGATACAAGTTACTATTTTCTTATTCTTAAAGAAGCTTTGGTCGGACTGCTAATTGGATTTGCCGCATACATGTTATTTGCCGCAATTCAAATCGCAGGAGGATTTATTGATTTCCAAATGGGTTTTGCGATCGCAAACGTCATAGATCCTCAAACAGGGATGCAAAGTCCTCTAACAGGTCAATACTTAACGATTATTGCCATGTTCTTTTTACTAGCTTCTAATGGACATCATTTATTACTGGATGGTATCTATTATAGTTATCAGTTTATTCCGCTGGAACAGCCCTGGATTAACTTGGGTAACGGGGAGCTAGCGGAGTTTCTCATAAAAACATTCAGTTTGATGTTTATGATTGCTTTTCAGATGTCGATTCCTGTTGTCGGAAGCATCTTTTTAGTGGATGTTGGTTTGGGAATTGTCGCAAGAACTGTACCACAGTTAAATATCTTTGTAGTTGGTGTACCCATCAAGATAATTGCAGGCTTAGTTGTTCTTTTTATTGTAATGGGTGTACTAATGTCAACAGTATCTCATTTATTCTCTTCCATTGTAACGACAATGAGGGGGATTATGAATATTTTAGGAGGAGCGGGTTAAATGAAACTCCTATCATTAGATCTCCAGTTTTTTGCAGGAGAAAAAACAGAAAAGGCAACTCCAAAGAAAAGACAAGACACGAGAAAAAAAGGACAAGTGGCAAAAAGTCAGGACGTGAATACAGCACTTGTTCTTTTAGTTGTTTTTGGTGTACTAAGTTTTACAGGCGAATACCTGTTAAATGGATTAATGTCCATTCTTACCTTTACCTTTAGTGACTTTTCGTCCATTAATTTATCTGTGAATAATCTCCAGACATTGTTTTTTGATATTGTCAAAGAAGTGGCACTTTTGTTGAGTCCTATTCTAATAGCGGCTATGGTAGGAGGCATCATTGCTAATTATATGCAGGTTGGTGTTTTGTTCTCTCCAGAAGCCATTAAATTTAAATTAGAGAAAATAAATCCTATTGCAGGATTTAAAAGGATGTTCTCGCTGCGCTCGATCGTAGAGCTATTGAAGTCATTGCTAAAGATTACGGTAATCGGTATCGTGGTATTTTCTGTTTTATGGGGCAAAATGAACGAAATTCTTATCCTTTCCCATAAATCTATTGGTTCTATTGCCGTAACAATTGCGAAGTTAACGGTGCAAATGGGTCTTTATGCTTCTGTGTCGCTTTTAATTTTGTCGCTTATGGATTATATGTATCAGCGCTATGACTATGAAAAAAATATACGAATGTCAAAACAAGATATTAAAGACGAATACAAAAACATGGAAGGAGATCCGCTAATAAGGTCTAAAATTAAGCAGAAACAGAGAGAAATGGCGATGCACCGTATGATGCAAGATGTCCCTACTGCTGATGTCGTTATTACGAATCCAACGCATTATGCTATTTGCTTAAAGTATGACGAAGAAAAGTATGATGCACCCTATGTTGTTGCAAAAGGGGTAGATTTTCTAGCACAAAAAATAAAATTAGTTGCAAAAGAAAATAATGTTGTCATGGTAGAAAATCGTCCATTAGCACGAGCTATGTATAATCAAGTAGAAATAGGTGATCTAGTGCCTGAAGAATTTTATAAAGCAGTTGCAGAAATTCTTGCATTTGTCTACCAGAGTAGAGACAAATAACGGAAGAATAACTAGTAAATGAATTATTGTAAATAATAAAGAAACAAATGTATGTTTTTAAGGAGCGGAAGAAATGGCAAGAAGAGACTTAATTGTAGTGATTGGTGTAATTCTCATTATTGCAATGTTGATTATTCCCTTTCCAACCTGGTTATTAAGTGTTCTTATATTACTTAATATTACGTTGGCACTACTCATCCTATTATTAACAATGAATATGAGTGAAGCTCTAGAATTCTCCATTTTTCCTTCACTATTATTATTAACAACTTTATTTCGCCTTGGGCTTAATGTATCTACGACAAGATCTATTTTGTCTACTGGAGATGCAGGTGGGGTAGTCCATACCTTTGGAACATTCGTTGTTGGCGGTAATATCGCTGTTGGGTTAGTGGTTTTCCTAATTCTTGTTATTATTCAATTTGTTGTTATTACAAAAGGGTCTGAGCGTGTCTCAGAAGTTGCTGCGCGTTTTACGTTAGATGCAATGCCAGGTAAGCAAATGAGTATTGACGCTGATTTAAACGCAGGAATTATTTCAGAACAAGAGGCAAGACAACGTCGCGAAAAAGTTAGTAGAGAAGCTGATTTTTATGGTTCCATGGACGGGGCAAGTAAATTCGTCAAAGGGGACGCAATTGCTGGTATTATTATTGTTTTTATTAACTTGATTTTTGGAATAGTAATTGGAATGACTCAACTTGGAATGGCGGCAGGGGATGCTGCACAGCATTTTTCATTATTATCAGTAGGAGATGGAATCGTCAGTCAAATCCCTGCTTTATTAATCTCAACAGCAACAGGGATTGTCGTTACAAGAGCCGCTTCAGAAGGTAATCTTGGTTCAGATATCACTTCTCAGTTAATGGCATATCCTAAAATGCTGTATGTTGCAGGTGGTACAATCTTTTTATTAGGGTTATTTACGCCGATTGATGATTTTTTAACGATTCCAATTGCAGCACTTCTTATTTTTGGTGCTTATTATTTATCGAGAAAACCAAAAGAGGACTTAGAGCAAATCCAAGACCTTGAAGAAGAAATACAAACAGATGAACTAAAGAGTCCAGAAAGTGTAGTAAGTTTATTGAATGTAGATCCAATCGAATTTGAGTTTGGCTATGGACTGATTCCACTTGCAGATGCTAACCAAGGGGGAGACTTACTAGATCGCGTAGTCATGATAAGAAGGCAGTTAGCAATAGAATTAGGGTTAGTTATTCCTGTTGTCCGAATTCGTGACAATATTCAATTACAGCCTAATGAATATCGATTAAAAATAAAAGGTAATGAGAGAGCACGCGGGGAACTATTGCTTGACCATTACTTAGCGATGAGTCCTGGTATGGATGATGATTCTATTGAAGGAATCGATACAATTGAACCGTCTTTTGGCTTACCAGCTAAATGGATAACGGAGAGCACAAAGGAACAAGCTGAAATATTTGGCTATACAGTAGTGGATCCACCATCTGTTGTTTCCACTCATATTACAGAAGTTATTAAGGCAAATGCCTATGAATTATTAGGTAGACAAGAGACTAAACAATTAGTTGATCATGTAAAGGAAAGCTATCCAATTTTAATCGAGGAAGTTACGCCGACTCCATTGTCGATTGGAGAAATTCAGAAGGTTTTAGCAAAACTGTTAAGAGAAAATGTCTCCATTCGCAATTTACCAGTGATTTTTGAAACGTTAGCTGATTTTGGAAAAATGACATCAGATACCGATCTTTTAGCTGAGTATGTAAGGCAGTCATTAGCACGTCAAATTACTAATCAGTATACGAATCAAAATGATTCCCTAAAGGTTGTAACTTTGTCAGGTAAAGTGGAAAAGCTAATAGTAGATAATATTCAGCAAACAGAACATGGAAACTTTTTAGCATTAGACCCAAGCATTTCTCAATCTA
Proteins encoded:
- the fliR gene encoding flagellar biosynthetic protein FliR, with the translated sequence MDELLSNFPAFLLILVRVTSFFLMLPLFSYRTIPTTFKVGLGFFLSLVMFWGMDVPVLTIDTSYYFLILKEALVGLLIGFAAYMLFAAIQIAGGFIDFQMGFAIANVIDPQTGMQSPLTGQYLTIIAMFFLLASNGHHLLLDGIYYSYQFIPLEQPWINLGNGELAEFLIKTFSLMFMIAFQMSIPVVGSIFLVDVGLGIVARTVPQLNIFVVGVPIKIIAGLVVLFIVMGVLMSTVSHLFSSIVTTMRGIMNILGGAG
- the flhB gene encoding flagellar biosynthesis protein FlhB; translated protein: MKLLSLDLQFFAGEKTEKATPKKRQDTRKKGQVAKSQDVNTALVLLVVFGVLSFTGEYLLNGLMSILTFTFSDFSSINLSVNNLQTLFFDIVKEVALLLSPILIAAMVGGIIANYMQVGVLFSPEAIKFKLEKINPIAGFKRMFSLRSIVELLKSLLKITVIGIVVFSVLWGKMNEILILSHKSIGSIAVTIAKLTVQMGLYASVSLLILSLMDYMYQRYDYEKNIRMSKQDIKDEYKNMEGDPLIRSKIKQKQREMAMHRMMQDVPTADVVITNPTHYAICLKYDEEKYDAPYVVAKGVDFLAQKIKLVAKENNVVMVENRPLARAMYNQVEIGDLVPEEFYKAVAEILAFVYQSRDK
- the flhA gene encoding flagellar biosynthesis protein FlhA — its product is MARRDLIVVIGVILIIAMLIIPFPTWLLSVLILLNITLALLILLLTMNMSEALEFSIFPSLLLLTTLFRLGLNVSTTRSILSTGDAGGVVHTFGTFVVGGNIAVGLVVFLILVIIQFVVITKGSERVSEVAARFTLDAMPGKQMSIDADLNAGIISEQEARQRREKVSREADFYGSMDGASKFVKGDAIAGIIIVFINLIFGIVIGMTQLGMAAGDAAQHFSLLSVGDGIVSQIPALLISTATGIVVTRAASEGNLGSDITSQLMAYPKMLYVAGGTIFLLGLFTPIDDFLTIPIAALLIFGAYYLSRKPKEDLEQIQDLEEEIQTDELKSPESVVSLLNVDPIEFEFGYGLIPLADANQGGDLLDRVVMIRRQLAIELGLVIPVVRIRDNIQLQPNEYRLKIKGNERARGELLLDHYLAMSPGMDDDSIEGIDTIEPSFGLPAKWITESTKEQAEIFGYTVVDPPSVVSTHITEVIKANAYELLGRQETKQLVDHVKESYPILIEEVTPTPLSIGEIQKVLAKLLRENVSIRNLPVIFETLADFGKMTSDTDLLAEYVRQSLARQITNQYTNQNDSLKVVTLSGKVEKLIVDNIQQTEHGNFLALDPSISQSILESIAGQIEQLSVMEQLPILLCSPAVRMYVRQLTERYFPQVPVLSYNELEANVEVQSVGVVNIE